In the genome of Thermotoga sp., one region contains:
- a CDS encoding AI-2E family transporter → MKGIRRFVEDRAFFFTTLYILVSFLVFKVFPEVFVVITMMIFFTLLLDPVVQLLEKMKFGRRVSRVVALLLFFFVVIYSLYVIIPPVFNEFGNFIEFMTSVFENRIWRDYVKSPELVPVFDKIMTFFEPKLNDLLNYVFSLVTTNFLSVTTVVVFTLFGLGYSIFYTREIADFFVAIYPKSAREEAKSFLISVYNSMGRYIRVIFINAIIIGLSYWIVFKMFDLKYSAIISLWAFVTNFIPIVGVVLEYVPVLLFSLTLGVKGVLLIALFAILIHAVAFIVFIQLMKGLEKLNPVYIILSILFFGKLFGMFGSFVGVPLALFFKVFWRKFLKPLLESG, encoded by the coding sequence TTGAAGGGGATCAGAAGATTCGTTGAAGACAGGGCATTCTTCTTTACCACTCTGTACATCCTGGTGTCTTTTCTGGTGTTCAAGGTGTTTCCAGAAGTTTTTGTAGTCATCACCATGATGATATTCTTCACTCTGCTGTTGGATCCCGTTGTACAACTTCTGGAGAAAATGAAATTTGGAAGGCGAGTTTCCCGTGTTGTGGCACTCTTGTTGTTCTTTTTTGTGGTGATCTACTCCCTCTACGTGATTATTCCACCCGTGTTCAACGAGTTCGGTAACTTCATCGAGTTCATGACGAGCGTTTTTGAAAACAGAATATGGAGAGATTACGTGAAATCACCCGAACTGGTTCCTGTCTTTGACAAAATAATGACGTTTTTCGAGCCAAAGCTCAACGATCTTTTGAACTACGTCTTTTCGTTGGTGACCACGAACTTTCTCTCTGTTACCACTGTGGTGGTGTTCACCTTGTTTGGACTGGGTTACTCTATTTTCTACACACGCGAGATAGCCGATTTCTTCGTTGCGATCTATCCGAAAAGCGCTAGAGAAGAAGCAAAAAGCTTTTTGATCAGCGTCTACAACAGTATGGGAAGGTACATAAGGGTGATCTTCATAAACGCGATCATCATTGGTCTTTCGTACTGGATCGTGTTCAAAATGTTTGACCTGAAGTACAGCGCCATCATCAGCCTCTGGGCGTTCGTGACCAATTTCATACCCATCGTAGGAGTGGTGCTCGAATACGTTCCTGTTCTACTCTTTTCTCTCACACTCGGCGTGAAGGGTGTTTTGCTCATCGCTCTGTTTGCTATCCTCATCCATGCTGTTGCCTTCATCGTGTTCATCCAGCTGATGAAAGGATTGGAAAAACTCAATCCTGTATACATCATCCTTTCCATTCTGTTCTTTGGAAAGCTCTTTGGTATGTTTGGATCTTTCGTCGGGGTACCACTCGCTTTGTTCTTCAAAGTCTTCTGGAGAAAGTTCTTAAAGCCCCTTCTGGAATCGGGGTGA
- a CDS encoding alpha/beta hydrolase, whose protein sequence is MNVQRYGEDWKGTVVIVHGLGEHSGRYRRLVREFVSEGVQVITFDLPGHGKAQGRRGHFRFEDVFKILKSITRDLEKYVLFGHSLGGLLSIRYVQVFQPRNLNGLVVSAPALSLPDPPLPPLVLFVKFLSMFVPFLTMSNNIDPKDLSRSKEAVEAYVKDPLVHDKISFKLASDMLLHMRKVFREVDKIRVPVLILHGTDDRVVSFEGSKKFYDALKTEKKLVSFPGGYHELFEDPEHQKSFYHTVVKWSVEKLGRE, encoded by the coding sequence ATGAATGTTCAAAGATATGGGGAGGATTGGAAGGGAACGGTTGTGATCGTGCACGGTCTTGGGGAACACTCCGGAAGGTACAGAAGGTTAGTGAGGGAGTTTGTTTCAGAAGGTGTTCAGGTAATCACCTTTGACCTTCCTGGCCACGGAAAAGCCCAGGGAAGGCGGGGACACTTTCGATTCGAGGATGTTTTCAAGATTTTGAAGAGCATCACCCGCGATCTTGAGAAATACGTTCTATTCGGTCACAGCCTTGGGGGGCTTTTGAGCATCAGATACGTTCAGGTCTTTCAGCCAAGGAACCTGAATGGACTGGTGGTGTCTGCTCCTGCTCTTTCGCTCCCAGATCCTCCATTGCCCCCTCTTGTGTTATTCGTCAAATTTTTGTCGATGTTTGTGCCGTTTCTTACCATGAGTAACAACATAGATCCGAAAGACCTTTCCCGTAGCAAAGAAGCAGTGGAGGCGTACGTGAAAGATCCGCTTGTCCACGATAAGATCTCGTTCAAGCTGGCTTCGGACATGTTGTTACACATGAGAAAGGTCTTCAGGGAAGTTGATAAGATAAGGGTCCCTGTCCTTATTCTCCATGGAACGGACGACCGTGTAGTATCTTTCGAAGGAAGCAAGAAATTCTATGACGCATTGAAAACAGAAAAAAAACTGGTGAGTTTCCCTGGTGGTTATCATGAACTGTTCGAGGATCCTGAACATCAGAAAAGTTTCTACCACACTGTGGTGAAATGGAGCGTTGAGAAGCTCGGGAGGGAATGA
- the gltX gene encoding glutamate--tRNA ligase: protein MTRVRFAPSPTGFLHVGGARTALFNFLFARKERGKFVLRIEDTDLERSEKEYEERLMDSLRWLGLTWDEGPDVGGDFGPYRQSERVDIYKKYAEILVKEGKAYHVYAYPEEIEEIREKLLSEGKPPHYSQDMFEEYNTPERRKEYEEKGLSPAVFFKMPRKGYSLNDVVKGEVIFRKGSIGDFVIMRSNGLPTYNFACVVDDMLMEITHVIRGDDHLSNTLRQLAIYEAFEKKPPIFAHVSTILGPDGKKLSKRHGATSVEAFREMGYLPEAVVNYLALLGWSHPEGKEILHMEELIISFSLDRLSPNPAIFDPQKLKWMNGYYLRNLPMEKVVELSRPFFKKAGIEVGDEEYLKKVLEVTRERAETLTDLPEEARFFFEDPEPVTIPEELRTAFVSLKEELQNADWEMEHIVKILKKVLKGSKIRPRDFYMTLRRILTGKDEGPELVNIIPILGKEAFMRRLERTLEGGT, encoded by the coding sequence TTGACAAGAGTGAGATTCGCGCCGAGCCCAACGGGATTTCTACACGTTGGTGGGGCCAGAACCGCTCTGTTCAACTTCTTGTTCGCAAGAAAAGAAAGAGGAAAGTTTGTCCTGAGAATAGAAGATACCGATCTGGAAAGATCGGAAAAAGAGTATGAAGAGAGACTCATGGACTCCCTTAGATGGCTTGGCCTCACATGGGATGAAGGGCCTGACGTTGGGGGAGATTTTGGGCCGTACAGACAAAGTGAGAGGGTGGACATATACAAAAAGTACGCGGAAATACTCGTGAAGGAAGGGAAGGCATACCATGTCTACGCCTATCCAGAAGAAATAGAAGAGATCAGAGAAAAACTCCTGTCGGAAGGGAAACCACCTCATTATTCTCAGGATATGTTCGAAGAGTACAACACACCCGAGAGGAGAAAAGAATACGAGGAAAAAGGGCTTTCACCCGCCGTTTTCTTCAAGATGCCAAGGAAAGGCTACAGTTTGAACGATGTTGTAAAGGGTGAGGTGATCTTCAGGAAAGGTTCGATAGGAGACTTCGTGATAATGAGAAGTAACGGCCTCCCCACTTACAATTTCGCCTGTGTAGTGGACGACATGCTCATGGAAATAACACACGTGATCAGGGGAGATGATCATCTATCCAATACTCTGAGGCAGCTTGCGATCTACGAGGCCTTTGAGAAAAAACCACCCATCTTCGCACATGTTTCCACCATACTAGGACCAGATGGCAAGAAATTGAGCAAAAGACACGGTGCCACTTCCGTGGAGGCTTTCAGGGAAATGGGTTATCTTCCGGAGGCGGTGGTGAACTATCTTGCACTTCTGGGATGGTCCCATCCAGAGGGGAAGGAAATTCTGCACATGGAGGAGTTGATCATTTCTTTCTCTTTGGACAGACTCAGTCCAAATCCCGCTATCTTCGATCCCCAGAAACTGAAGTGGATGAACGGGTACTATTTGAGGAACCTACCGATGGAAAAGGTAGTGGAACTCTCCAGACCTTTCTTCAAGAAAGCAGGCATAGAAGTCGGCGATGAAGAATATCTGAAAAAAGTACTGGAAGTTACAAGAGAGCGAGCAGAAACCCTTACCGATCTTCCAGAGGAGGCACGCTTTTTCTTTGAAGATCCAGAACCAGTAACCATACCAGAAGAACTGAGGACCGCCTTTGTTTCCTTGAAGGAAGAGCTTCAAAACGCTGACTGGGAGATGGAACATATCGTGAAGATTCTCAAAAAGGTGTTGAAGGGCAGCAAAATAAGGCCTAGAGACTTCTACATGACGTTGAGGAGGATTCTCACCGGAAAAGATGAGGGACCGGAACTTGTGAACATAATTCCCATCCTTGGCAAAGAGGCTTTCATGAGAAGACTCGAGAGGACACTGGAGGGGGGAACATGA
- a CDS encoding PHP-associated domain-containing protein encodes MKADLHVHTCLSPCADLLMIPPAIEKARVDVLGIVDHNSAKNASAFLKMRKLVIPGIEIQTVEDVHLLAFFVDLEAALKLTEVVYEHLPKVKHDHEKMGYQLLVNENGDYIGYEDAPLGFPTNLTISQAVELVLSFRGVPAYAHVERRFGVLYQLGFFPDLDVPIAEVVSEEGRLKAEEKFRVIVSSDAHFPVEVGRRYIDLKGKPDSPKKVLDRILAGEYTLGGVLD; translated from the coding sequence ATGAAGGCGGATCTTCACGTGCACACGTGTCTTTCACCCTGTGCTGACCTACTCATGATACCACCTGCGATCGAGAAAGCAAGAGTAGATGTGCTTGGAATTGTCGATCATAATAGTGCAAAGAACGCTTCCGCTTTCTTGAAGATGAGAAAGCTCGTGATCCCTGGAATAGAGATACAAACGGTGGAGGATGTTCATTTGCTTGCTTTCTTCGTAGATCTTGAAGCTGCTCTCAAACTCACCGAAGTCGTGTACGAACATCTTCCCAAAGTGAAACATGATCACGAGAAGATGGGATATCAGCTTCTTGTCAACGAAAACGGTGACTACATCGGATACGAGGACGCTCCTCTTGGCTTTCCAACGAACCTGACGATATCTCAGGCAGTTGAACTCGTCTTGTCTTTCAGAGGAGTACCGGCTTATGCTCATGTTGAAAGGAGATTCGGTGTTCTGTATCAACTCGGTTTTTTCCCAGATCTCGATGTTCCGATAGCCGAGGTGGTGAGTGAAGAGGGAAGGTTAAAGGCGGAAGAGAAATTCAGGGTGATAGTTTCGTCTGATGCGCATTTTCCTGTTGAAGTGGGAAGAAGGTACATAGATCTGAAGGGAAAACCAGATTCACCGAAGAAGGTTTTGGATCGAATCCTGGCCGGTGAATACACTCTGGGAGGTGTTCTGGATTGA
- a CDS encoding DRTGG domain-containing protein: MRIGEIVEKLGLEHVCGDLNVEVEHGFTCDLLSEVLGRAQPSTLWITVQSHVNIVAVASVVGIKGIVLCDGHEYERETVEKARENGIVLLKTSENSFVVSGKVYELGLR; encoded by the coding sequence GTGAGGATAGGGGAGATAGTTGAGAAACTGGGACTGGAACACGTGTGTGGGGATCTGAACGTTGAAGTGGAACACGGTTTCACCTGTGACCTTCTGAGTGAAGTCCTGGGAAGGGCTCAACCTTCAACGCTATGGATAACCGTTCAGTCTCACGTGAACATCGTTGCCGTTGCCTCCGTGGTGGGGATAAAGGGTATTGTTCTCTGCGATGGACACGAGTACGAAAGGGAGACGGTGGAGAAAGCCAGAGAAAACGGTATAGTTCTTCTGAAGACCAGCGAGAATTCTTTTGTGGTTTCCGGGAAGGTGTACGAGCTGGGATTGAGATGA
- a CDS encoding CBS domain-containing protein, with protein sequence MSVSIIDKLHTVFQDVRVSEFMNPDVVYVTPEKTLLHVKEIMRIKRISGVPVVDSEKHVIGIVSLEDIIKALEGDYIKDTVGKRMTRNVVCLKVDDTLQDAVKTFEKYGYGRFPVVNEGNKLAGIVTKHDIVYFLLAKLGIMYLHDKRMEEVLERGTSLVTGEVLEKGKADFVFRVDYFDVNMIGIGASRLKRFLLDSGVNEDLARKVAIATYEAEANVVLHSESDGYIYCFIDEEKITVRVEDRGKGIENLELAMKEGYSTAPDHIRELGFGAGMGLPNMKRYSDKMVIISEVGKGVIVEMVFFRRDKREDRGDS encoded by the coding sequence ATGAGTGTTTCCATTATAGACAAGCTCCACACAGTATTCCAGGACGTAAGGGTTTCTGAATTCATGAATCCTGATGTGGTCTACGTGACCCCGGAGAAAACCCTCCTTCATGTGAAGGAGATCATGCGTATCAAGAGGATCTCCGGTGTACCGGTCGTGGACAGTGAAAAGCATGTGATCGGAATAGTCAGTCTGGAAGACATCATAAAGGCTCTTGAAGGTGACTACATAAAAGACACCGTTGGAAAACGAATGACGAGAAACGTGGTGTGTTTGAAGGTGGACGACACACTCCAGGATGCTGTGAAGACGTTCGAAAAGTACGGGTACGGAAGATTTCCCGTTGTGAACGAGGGAAACAAGCTAGCTGGGATCGTCACGAAGCACGACATCGTCTACTTTCTCCTCGCAAAACTAGGCATTATGTACCTCCATGATAAAAGAATGGAGGAGGTTCTCGAGAGAGGAACCTCCCTTGTAACTGGTGAGGTGCTCGAGAAAGGAAAAGCGGATTTCGTTTTCCGTGTAGACTACTTCGATGTAAACATGATAGGTATCGGTGCCTCCAGATTGAAGAGGTTCCTTCTGGACTCTGGGGTGAATGAGGATCTTGCAAGGAAAGTGGCGATTGCCACCTATGAGGCGGAGGCGAACGTGGTTCTCCATAGCGAGTCCGATGGGTACATATACTGTTTCATCGACGAGGAAAAGATCACGGTGAGAGTAGAAGACAGGGGTAAAGGCATTGAAAATCTCGAACTTGCCATGAAAGAAGGCTATTCCACAGCGCCCGATCACATAAGAGAGCTCGGATTTGGAGCGGGAATGGGCCTTCCCAACATGAAGAGATATTCTGATAAGATGGTCATCATCTCGGAAGTAGGCAAGGGTGTAATAGTCGAAATGGTCTTTTTCAGGAGGGATAAACGTGAGGATAGGGGAGATAGTTGA
- a CDS encoding DRTGG domain-containing protein, with protein MTLEEIVSTVEGMILTGNGKLEIEKAVATDLMSDVLAFAEPGVLLITGLHSPQAVRTAMVVGIPAVLFVRKKDIPENVIRFAEECNIALLSTNLSMFETCGRLFAKGLKPSRRG; from the coding sequence GTGACGCTGGAAGAGATAGTTTCCACGGTGGAAGGAATGATTCTCACCGGAAATGGAAAGCTAGAGATAGAAAAGGCTGTTGCAACGGATCTTATGAGTGATGTGCTGGCTTTTGCCGAACCGGGGGTTCTCTTGATCACTGGGCTTCATTCTCCACAGGCAGTGAGAACCGCTATGGTGGTGGGAATTCCAGCGGTTCTTTTCGTCAGAAAAAAAGACATCCCGGAGAATGTCATCAGATTTGCAGAAGAGTGTAACATAGCCCTTCTGTCGACGAATCTTTCCATGTTCGAGACTTGCGGAAGGCTTTTTGCAAAGGGGTTAAAGCCAAGCAGGAGAGGATAG
- a CDS encoding SoxR reducing system RseC family protein: MVERMFVKEVRGNKVVVAKVRTSACGSCPAKNVCLSGDEINIEAEWDGEGRLKPGDEVIVDIPEYDPMKVSTIVYFVPLVIFAGIVVVGYTLNWKDWLTFSAALGGVFVYYSLLRLRKKGKKHPRIVKKVA; this comes from the coding sequence ATGGTTGAAAGGATGTTTGTGAAGGAAGTGAGAGGAAACAAAGTGGTGGTGGCCAAGGTCAGAACGAGCGCGTGTGGAAGCTGTCCCGCGAAGAATGTATGTCTTTCTGGAGATGAGATAAATATCGAGGCGGAGTGGGACGGAGAAGGGCGGTTGAAGCCAGGTGACGAAGTGATTGTTGACATTCCTGAGTACGATCCTATGAAGGTATCTACCATTGTCTACTTTGTTCCACTTGTGATATTCGCTGGGATTGTGGTAGTTGGTTACACCTTGAACTGGAAAGATTGGTTGACGTTTTCTGCGGCGTTGGGAGGCGTTTTTGTATATTATTCTCTTTTGCGGCTCAGAAAGAAAGGTAAGAAACATCCAAGAATCGTAAAAAAAGTTGCCTAG
- a CDS encoding RtcB family protein — protein MKVERLDKYIWRIPKERKMKVDAIVFTDAGSVEDPQFREAMKQLMNVATLPGIVKYALAMPDIHWGYGFPIGGVAAFDVKNGIISPGGVGFDINCGVRLMKTDLMYEDVKGRLRSIVEAIYEMVPAGVGARGDIVLGEKGLRKVLVDGAEWAIKAGYGLEEDLERIEDGGKIHPADPNYISEEAFERGSDELGTLGAGNHFIEVQMVQEIYKEDLAEFFGLEVGMITVMIHSGSRGFGHQVATDYIRLMRDKLKDHNKDLPDKQLINAPFQHPLGQAYYSAMNCAANYAFANREILGHLVRRAFWKVFGKDTRVELVYDVAHNIAKVEEYEIDGKRRKLVVHRKGATRSLGPGNEKVPEIYREVGQPVIIPGDMGTASYLLIGTRKAEEKTFGSTAHGAGRVLGRSAALKRWNYREILNKLEEKNIFVMSRSKKTLVEEAPEAYKDVDRVVHIVHEIGISKKVARMVPLGVVKG, from the coding sequence ATGAAAGTAGAAAGACTCGATAAATACATATGGAGGATTCCAAAAGAGAGAAAGATGAAGGTGGACGCCATCGTTTTCACAGACGCAGGAAGTGTGGAAGACCCCCAATTCAGAGAGGCAATGAAGCAGCTTATGAACGTAGCGACACTTCCCGGGATTGTGAAGTATGCCCTTGCCATGCCTGATATACACTGGGGTTACGGCTTTCCTATAGGTGGAGTTGCTGCTTTTGACGTAAAAAACGGCATCATTTCGCCTGGAGGGGTTGGTTTTGATATAAATTGTGGTGTTCGATTGATGAAAACGGATCTCATGTACGAGGATGTCAAAGGCAGGTTGAGATCCATCGTTGAAGCCATTTACGAAATGGTGCCCGCTGGTGTCGGAGCGAGGGGAGACATCGTCCTTGGGGAAAAAGGCCTCAGGAAGGTTCTCGTCGATGGTGCAGAGTGGGCCATAAAAGCTGGATATGGTCTGGAAGAGGATCTCGAAAGAATAGAGGACGGAGGCAAGATACACCCTGCTGATCCAAATTACATATCTGAGGAAGCCTTTGAGAGGGGAAGTGACGAGCTTGGAACACTCGGAGCAGGGAACCACTTCATAGAGGTTCAGATGGTGCAGGAGATCTACAAGGAGGATCTGGCAGAGTTTTTCGGCTTGGAAGTAGGGATGATAACGGTCATGATACACTCCGGAAGCAGAGGATTTGGACATCAGGTGGCAACAGATTACATCAGGCTCATGAGAGATAAATTGAAAGACCACAACAAAGATTTACCGGATAAACAACTCATAAACGCTCCTTTCCAGCATCCGCTTGGTCAGGCTTATTACTCGGCTATGAACTGTGCGGCGAACTACGCGTTTGCAAACAGAGAGATACTCGGCCACCTTGTCAGGAGGGCTTTCTGGAAAGTGTTCGGGAAGGATACGCGTGTGGAGCTTGTCTACGACGTTGCTCACAATATCGCCAAGGTGGAGGAATACGAGATCGACGGCAAGAGAAGAAAACTGGTTGTTCACAGAAAGGGAGCTACACGCTCTCTTGGTCCTGGAAATGAAAAAGTTCCAGAGATCTACAGAGAAGTGGGGCAACCTGTTATCATACCAGGCGACATGGGAACGGCTTCTTATCTTCTGATCGGTACCAGAAAGGCCGAAGAAAAAACCTTCGGATCTACCGCCCATGGAGCTGGAAGGGTCCTTGGAAGATCCGCAGCTCTGAAAAGGTGGAATTACAGAGAGATTCTCAACAAGCTCGAAGAAAAGAACATCTTTGTCATGAGCAGGAGCAAGAAAACCCTTGTCGAAGAAGCACCCGAAGCCTACAAGGATGTGGACAGAGTGGTGCACATCGTACATGAGATAGGCATCTCAAAGAAGGTAGCCAGAATGGTGCCCCTCGGGGTTGTGAAGGGGTGA
- a CDS encoding Mut7-C RNAse domain-containing protein — MEGSRLAVDPGFASLARRMRTLGLDVIICQARTPVEVLVFCRKERRILLTKDKSLADVFKRYNQECLLVGTEEEGLKIVLERFGTGQSRCPFCNEELLSVQREEVLGKVPVYVFLSMEKFSKCPKCGRIFWKGSHLRWIEEVIGHDPRRTEENTGNKDCGKRHEHS, encoded by the coding sequence ATGGAAGGAAGTCGCTTAGCTGTAGATCCGGGGTTTGCTTCCCTGGCAAGAAGGATGAGAACGCTCGGTCTGGACGTTATAATCTGCCAAGCGAGAACACCGGTTGAAGTTCTTGTGTTCTGCAGGAAAGAACGAAGAATTCTTCTCACAAAAGACAAATCTCTCGCCGATGTCTTTAAGAGATATAACCAGGAGTGTTTACTTGTTGGCACTGAAGAAGAAGGACTCAAAATAGTTCTTGAACGCTTTGGGACAGGACAATCAAGATGTCCATTCTGCAATGAAGAATTGCTGTCAGTTCAACGCGAGGAGGTGCTCGGCAAAGTACCGGTCTACGTCTTCTTGAGTATGGAAAAATTCTCAAAGTGTCCAAAGTGTGGGAGGATTTTCTGGAAGGGATCTCATCTAAGATGGATCGAGGAAGTGATAGGACATGACCCTAGAAGAACTGAAGAAAATACAGGGAATAAAGATTGTGGAAAACGACACGAACATTCCTGA
- a CDS encoding sensor histidine kinase, translating to MTLEELKKIQGIKIVENDTNIPEGVYSCRIGRFTIVAHDHTSALVVKLFRKLSVYKTLFSFSTLACYLSKEEFFKRSLKTIEEFFNAEEVFFIDTQASFSSKGEELSLDEIKRRYPKIHVRELKNRFYLVIAREKELDEEENLFCQKFLELAESLSEKWNLKGDMQKMKETLEERSRLVEIQKEHIKRMRIIYYVSQAMRSVYDPNNLYRVILLSLVSERGFNFDRAVLLKKDDVTNSLEIVSALGGDVPQEHEELKRYLRRRTLRYTDLVQFLREEALTFSFETSFSERLKQRRFYYRGHPIFERVVLRKSIVRVSGDILRKMGYEVEDVLDAFRNENFVVFPLVGRWDTLGAVVVDGKFSKRPITDLDLDVLKLFSESAGLALESAINYEDLKRKTLDLQRQNELVEKLKNFSESILESLEAAIITLDRENRITEWNKKSEVLFGFRKEQVLGKKLKNLSGFEEIGTIAESVMEKREPVFLNFYKFQEKYFNVRFSPLRNTKTQLLEGVIITIDDVTELYRFEEERKRKEKLSILGEMAARVAHEIRNPITIIGGFVKRMRKHIDDPETLKKYVDIITNELSRLEGIARKVLEYSKEEQVLEFSEFNLNELIKEVYVLFEEKFKELNIDFYFETDNEDLRVKVDRSRIKQVLINLVQNAMEATGENGKIKIKSEDVYDSARVSVWNSGSPIPEELKEKIFSPFFTTKTQGTGLGLSICRKIIEDEHEGKIWVENTEKGVTFIFEIPKTPGKEVRE from the coding sequence ATGACCCTAGAAGAACTGAAGAAAATACAGGGAATAAAGATTGTGGAAAACGACACGAACATTCCTGAAGGAGTGTACTCCTGTAGAATCGGTCGTTTCACAATTGTGGCGCACGATCACACTTCAGCTCTCGTGGTGAAACTATTCAGGAAGCTTTCCGTTTATAAGACACTCTTTTCTTTCTCCACTCTGGCCTGTTATCTTTCAAAAGAGGAATTTTTCAAACGCTCCCTCAAGACAATTGAAGAGTTTTTCAACGCTGAGGAGGTCTTCTTCATCGACACTCAAGCCTCCTTTTCCTCCAAGGGAGAGGAATTGTCCCTAGATGAGATAAAGAGAAGATATCCGAAGATTCACGTGAGAGAGTTGAAAAACAGGTTCTACCTCGTTATCGCAAGAGAAAAAGAGCTGGACGAAGAAGAAAATCTCTTTTGTCAAAAATTTTTGGAACTGGCCGAATCACTGAGCGAGAAGTGGAATCTCAAAGGAGACATGCAGAAGATGAAGGAGACTCTGGAGGAACGTTCAAGACTGGTGGAAATTCAGAAAGAGCACATAAAGAGGATGCGGATAATATACTACGTTAGCCAGGCCATGCGATCCGTTTACGATCCAAACAACCTGTATCGTGTAATTCTTCTGAGTCTTGTCTCAGAGAGAGGTTTCAATTTTGACCGGGCGGTCCTTCTGAAAAAAGACGATGTTACAAACTCCTTGGAGATTGTCTCTGCACTGGGAGGAGATGTTCCGCAGGAACATGAAGAACTGAAACGGTATCTCAGAAGAAGAACCCTTAGATACACCGATCTCGTCCAGTTCCTCAGAGAAGAAGCACTCACATTCTCTTTTGAAACAAGCTTCAGCGAAAGATTGAAGCAAAGGAGGTTTTACTACAGGGGACATCCCATCTTCGAGAGAGTGGTTCTGAGAAAAAGCATTGTGAGAGTCTCTGGAGATATTCTCAGGAAGATGGGCTATGAAGTAGAGGATGTACTCGATGCTTTCAGAAATGAAAACTTTGTCGTTTTCCCCCTCGTAGGACGTTGGGATACCCTTGGAGCGGTTGTGGTAGACGGCAAATTCAGTAAAAGACCGATCACAGATCTGGATTTGGACGTTTTGAAACTCTTTTCGGAGAGTGCGGGACTTGCCCTGGAAAGCGCTATCAACTACGAAGATTTGAAGAGAAAAACCCTGGATCTACAACGTCAGAACGAACTTGTAGAGAAACTGAAAAACTTCAGTGAAAGCATTCTAGAAAGTCTGGAGGCCGCCATCATCACGCTGGACAGGGAGAACCGAATAACGGAGTGGAACAAAAAATCAGAAGTACTCTTTGGTTTCAGGAAAGAGCAAGTGCTTGGAAAGAAGTTGAAGAACCTGTCTGGGTTCGAGGAAATAGGTACCATCGCCGAGAGTGTCATGGAAAAACGCGAACCAGTCTTTCTCAATTTCTACAAGTTCCAGGAGAAGTACTTCAACGTGAGATTTTCTCCTTTGAGAAACACCAAAACACAACTCCTCGAAGGTGTGATCATTACAATTGATGATGTAACTGAACTGTACAGGTTCGAAGAAGAGCGAAAGAGAAAAGAAAAGCTCTCCATACTGGGAGAAATGGCAGCGCGAGTTGCTCACGAGATCCGGAATCCTATCACCATAATAGGCGGTTTCGTAAAACGAATGAGAAAGCACATAGACGATCCAGAAACTCTGAAGAAGTACGTGGACATAATCACCAATGAACTGTCAAGGCTCGAGGGAATTGCCAGGAAGGTCTTGGAGTACAGTAAAGAGGAACAGGTGCTGGAGTTCTCCGAGTTCAATTTGAACGAGCTCATAAAAGAAGTCTATGTGCTCTTCGAGGAGAAGTTCAAAGAGCTTAACATAGATTTCTACTTTGAAACCGACAACGAAGATTTGAGGGTGAAGGTCGACAGATCGAGAATAAAACAAGTGTTGATAAATCTTGTCCAGAATGCGATGGAAGCAACGGGGGAAAATGGTAAGATAAAAATAAAGTCGGAGGATGTTTACGACAGTGCCAGAGTTTCCGTATGGAACTCAGGTTCTCCCATTCCAGAAGAGTTGAAGGAAAAGATATTCTCCCCGTTCTTCACCACCAAGACTCAGGGAACGGGTTTGGGACTATCGATTTGCAGGAAGATCATAGAGGATGAACACGAAGGAAAAATATGGGTGGAGAACACGGAAAAAGGGGTCACGTTTATTTTCGAGATCCCAAAAACACCAGGAAAAGAGGTGAGAGAATGA
- a CDS encoding response regulator, producing MKKKILVVDDEPNMRELLKEELEEEGYEVEAAENGEEALEKFFSGGYDLVILDIEMPGMNGLEVAGKIREKKKDAKIILLTAYSHYRSDLSSWAADEYVVKSFNFDELKEKVKKLLS from the coding sequence ATGAAAAAGAAAATACTCGTTGTGGACGACGAACCCAACATGCGAGAACTCCTGAAAGAAGAACTCGAAGAGGAAGGATACGAAGTCGAGGCAGCGGAGAACGGAGAAGAAGCCTTGGAAAAGTTCTTTTCAGGCGGTTACGATCTGGTGATCCTCGATATAGAGATGCCCGGCATGAATGGTTTGGAAGTTGCGGGAAAGATTCGAGAAAAGAAAAAGGATGCCAAAATCATTCTACTCACCGCCTATTCTCATTACAGGTCAGATCTCTCTTCTTGGGCTGCCGACGAGTATGTTGTAAAATCATTCAACTTCGACGAACTGAAAGAGAAAGTGAAAAAACTTCTCTCATGA